In Oncorhynchus clarkii lewisi isolate Uvic-CL-2024 chromosome 16, UVic_Ocla_1.0, whole genome shotgun sequence, one genomic interval encodes:
- the LOC139368010 gene encoding retinol-binding protein 3-like gives MAGGRFSPALLVLLCHVLFGSSSFQPALVLDMAKILLDNYCFPENLVGMQEAIQQAINSGEILKISDRKTLASVLTVGVQGALNDPRLTVSFEPNFVPVMPPALPSLPTEQLIRLVRNSVKLEVLENNVGYLRIDQIIGEETAAKLGPLLRDNVWNKVANTSSLIFDLRYSTAGELSGVPFIISYFSDPEPLIHIDTVFDRPSNTTKELWTMSSIMGERYGKRKDLIVLTSKRTMGAAEAVAYTLKHLKRANIVGERSAGGSVKVEKIRIGDSGFYITIPVARSVNPITGQSWEVSGVSPSVNINAKEAVANAQNLLAVRSAIPRAIQSVSDIIRQYYSFTDRVPAFLQHLESTDFFSVISEEDLANKLNNELQSVSEDPRLMIKLTQDHPVIIEEDFEPENIPGDPAFLRNLVDTVFKVRILTGNTGYLRFDKFGDVSVMAKLGEQIAQKIWEALKDTENLIIDLRYNTGGSSASMGILLSFLQDPSQQFHFFTIYDRIQNTTTEFNTLSGLLGPPYGSKRGVYILTSHYTASAGEEFAYLMQSLHRGTLIGEITSGTLMHSKSFQVEDTDIVITVPFINFIDNNGECWLGGGVVPDAIVLAEEAVNHAHEIIEFHKEVLSLVEGTGELLEVHYAIPEVATKVSRVLLTKWAEGSYRSVVDYESLASQLTADLQETSGDHRLHIFYCDIEPESLHDMPKIPTAQEVGYIIDTLFKIEVMPGNVGYLRFDMMADIEVMRAIGPQLIKLVWSKLVNTDTMIIDMRYNTGGYSTAIPLLCTYFFDAEPLRHLYTVFDRSTTTMTEVMTLPQIQGQRYGSTKDIYILTSQMTGSAAEVFTRAMKDLNRVKVIGEPTIGGSLSSGTYQIGNSILYASIPNQVVLSAVTGKVWSVSGVEPHVAAQANDALSVAQRIIAARLLKQDKGK, from the coding sequence ATGGCAGGAGGTCGGTTCTCACCAGCACTGCTGGTGCTTCTTTGCCATGTTCTCTTTGGCAGCTCTTCCTTCCAgccggctctggtgctggacatGGCAAAAATTCTACTCGACAACTACTGCTTCCCTGAGAATCTGGTCGGCATGCAGGAGGCCATTCAGCAAGCCATCAACAGTGGAGAAATCCTCAAAATATCTGACCGCAAGACCTTGGCATCTGTGCTGACAGTTGGCGTGCAGGGTGCACTCAATGACCCTCGACTAACTGTGTCCTTCGAGCCAAACTTTGTCCCAGTGATGCCGCCcgccctcccttctctccccactGAGCAGCTCATCCGTCTGGTCAGGAACTCTGTGAAGCTGGAGGTCCTGGAGAATAACGTGGGTTACCTGAGGATCGACCAGATCATAGGGGAGGAGACGGCCGCCAAGCTTGGCCCGCTGCTCCGGGACAACGTCTGGAACAAGGTTGCCAACACCTCCTCGTTAATCTTTGACCTGCGCTACAGCACAGCTGGGGAGCTGTCCGGAGTCCCGTTCATCATCTCCTACTTCTCCGACCCAGAACCTCTCATTCACATTGACACTGTGTTCGATCGACCCTCCAACACCACTAAGGAGCTGTGGACTATGTCATCTATCATGGGAGAGCGGTACGGAAAGCGAAAAGACCTCATCGTATTAACCAGTAAGCGTACTATGGGTGCCGCTGAGGCAGTCGCCTACACTCTGAAGCATTTGAAGAGGGCGAACATTGTTGGAGAGAGGTCAGCCGGGGGGTCAGTGAAAGTGGAGAAGATAAGAATAGGAGATTCTGGTTTCtacatcacaattccagtggccAGGTCAGTGAACCCAATAACAGGCCAAAGCTGGGAAGTGAGTGGAGTATCTCCCTCTGTAAATATCAATGCCAAGGAGGCTGTTGCTAACGCCCAAAATCTACTGGCGGTCAGGAGTGCCATTCCAAGGGCCATCCAGAGCGTCTCTGACATCATCAGGCAGTACTACTCATTCACAGACAGAGTACCGGCTTTCCTTCAACATCTGGAATCCACTGATTTCTTCTCTGTCATTTCAGAGGAGGACCTGGCAAATAAACTCAACAATGAACTGCAGTCTGTGTCAGAGGACCCTCGTCTGATGAtcaaactgacccaagatcaccCGGTTATCATTGAGGAAGACTTTGAACCTGAGAACATACCAGGTGATCCAGCATTTCTCAGGAACTTGGTGGACACAGTCTTCAAAGTACGCATCCTAACTGGAAACACTGGTTATCTCCGCTTCGACAAGTTTGGAGACGTGTCAGTGATGGCCAAATTAGGAGAGCAGATTGCCCAAAAAATCTGGGAAGCCCTCAAAGACACAGAGAACCTCATCATCGACCTGCGATACAACACAGGCGGGTCCTCAGCTTCCATGGGCATCCTGCTCTCCTTCCTCCAAGACCCGTCACAACAGTTCCACTTCTTCACCATATACGACAGGATCCAGAACACCACCACTGAGTTTAACACGCTTTCTGGCCTCCTAGGCCCACCCTACGGGTCTAAACGTGGAGTGTACATCCTGACTAGTCACTATACCGCCAGTGCAGGGGAGGAATTTGCTTATCTGATGCAGTCGCTGCACCGTGGCACCCTCATAGGGGAAATCACATCTGGGACCCTGATGCACTCCAAGTCATTCCAGGTGGAAGACACAGACATTGTCATCACCGTCCCCTTCATAAACTTCATAGACAACAACGGGGAGTGCTGGCTAGGTGGAGGCGTGGTCCCCGATGCCATAGTGCTTGCTGAGGAGGCCGTGAACCACGCCCATGAGATAATAGAGTTTCACAAGGAGGTTCTGTCACTGGTGGAGGGGACAGGGGAGCTCTTGGAAGTACACTATGCCATCCCTGAGGTCGCCACCAAGGTCAGTAGAGTGCTGCTCACCAAATGGGCCGAGGGCTCATATCGATCAGTGGTCGACTATGAGTCTCTGGCATCCCAGCTAACAGCTGACCTCCAGGAGACGTCAGGCGACCACCGGCTGCACATATTCTACTGCGACATCGAACCCGAGTCTCTGCATGACATGCCAAAAATCCCAACAGCTCAGGAGGTGGGTTACATCATTGACACGCTGTTCAAGATCGAGGTGATGCCTGGGAACGTGGGCTATCTGAGGTTCGATATGATGGCAGACATAGAAGTGATGAGAGCCATCGGCCCTCAGTTGATCAAACTGGTGTGGAGCAAGCTGGTGAACACGGACACAATGATCATTGACATGAGATACAACACAGGTGGTTACTCCACAGCCATACCGCTCCTCTGTACCTACTTCTTCGATGCTGAGCCCCTGAGGCATCTTTACACCGTCTTTGACCGCTCTACAACCACCATGACCGAGGTCATGACCCTGCCTCAGATCCAGGGTCAGAGGTACGGCTCCACCAAGGATATCTACATCCTCACTAGTCAAATGACAGGGTCAGCTGCTGAAGTGTTCACGCGGGCCATGAAGGACCTGAACAGAGTGAAGGTGATTGGGGAGCCGACCATCGGAGGGTCCCTGTCCAGCGGCACCTACCAGATCGGGAATAGTATCCTGTATGCTTCCATACCTAACCAGGTGGTCCTGAGTGCTGTTACTGGGAAGGTGTGGAGTGTCTCTGGGGTCGAGCCACACGTTGCTGCCCAGGCAAATGATGCTCTGAGTGTTGCACAGAGAATCATTGCAGCCAGGCTTTTAAAGCAAGATAAAGGGAAATAG
- the LOC139368012 gene encoding growth/differentiation factor 2-like encodes MQCSRRFFFQMCLSLLVSTGSCRCKSLNDVLQSEDPEGFTETSKQDFVEKEEMDSRLQSFLENMKEGFLRELNLSDVPQEHSKIYPPPFMIELYNKYASDKSAMPRSDVIRSFAVQDVSHSAKNGTKSKHRLLFNVTVPNHEEVTMAELRLFTLLDNRATSHSTSSNQIGASIKVYEVQYKGNNVTAHFVNGKEVVGAHHSWEAFDVTTAIQSWVKSGRGASAFEVVVDRWDCGPFKGGDFDVSVGAGDNQSAALIVFSDDLGIRKREAKKELKEEIVHEKETVFSGSDWQGPDFNEIPVDLHPRRKRQGDTSYCRRTSMRVKFKDIGWDQWIVAPPEYDAFECRGVCYYPLTEDMTPSKHALIQTLVNLKNPKKANMACCVPTKLAPIPVMYQENGVITLRQMYEEMKVAECGCR; translated from the exons ATGCAATGCTCAAGGCGTTTCTTCTTCCAGATGTGTCTGAGTTTGCTGGTGTCCACGGGGTCCTGTAGATGCAAGTCACTGAACGATGTCCTCCAAAGTGAAGATCCCGAGGGCTTCACTGAGACTTCCAAGCAGGACTTTGTTGAAAAGGAGGAAATGGACAGCAGGTTACAGAGCTTTCTGGAAAACATGAAGGAAGGGTTTCTGAGAGAACTCAACTTATCAGATGTCCCACAAGAGCACAGCAAGATATACCCACCGCCGTTCATGATTGAACTGTACAACAAGTATGCCTCCGACAAGTCTGCGATGCCTCGTTCTGATGTCATTCGCAGCTTCGCCGTTCAAG ATGTTAGTCACTCTGCAAAAAATGGAACAAAGTCAAAACACAGACTGCTGTTCAATGTAACTGTCCCAAATCACGAAGAGGTCACCATGGCGGAACTCAGGCTATTCACCCTGCTGGATAATAGGGCGACCTCGCACTCAACCTCCTCCAATCAGATCGGGGCTTCCATAAAGGTCTATGAAGTGCAGTATAAAGGAAACAATGTCACAGCCCACTTTGTGAATGGGAAAGAGGTCGTTGGGGCCCATCACTCTTGGGAAGCTTTCGATGTGACCACCGCCATCCAGAGTTGGGTCAAATCAGGCCGTGGGGCCAGTGCATTTGAGGTGGTGGTCGACAGGTGGGACTGTGGGCCTTTCAAAGGCGGAGATTTTGACGTGAGCGTGGGTGCGGGGGATAACCAGTCAGCTGCTTTGATTGTCTTCTCTGATGACCTGGGGATCAGGAAGAGAGAGGCCAAGAAGGAGCTGAAGGAGGAGATAGTCCATGAGAAAGAGACGGTCTTCTCAGGGAGCGACTGGCAAGGGCCCGACTTCAATGAGATCCCTGTGGACCTACACCCCAGGCGGAAGAGGCAGGGGGACACCAGCTACTGCCGACGGACCTCCATGCGCGTCAAATTCAAAGATATCGGCTGGGACCAGTGGATCGTGGCGCCCCCTGAGTATGACGCCTTTGAGTGTAGAGGGGTGTGTTACTACCCCCTGACTGAGGACATGACCCCTTCCAAACACGCCCTCATCCAAACCCTGGTCAATCTCAAGAACCCCAAAAAAGCCAACATGGCATGTTGCGTTCCCACAAAACTGGCCCCAATCCCGGTCATGTACCAGGAGAATGGTGTCATCACCTTGCGACAGATGTATGAGGAGATGAAGGTGGCAGAGTGTGGATGTAGGTAG
- the LOC139368013 gene encoding growth/differentiation factor 10-like isoform X1 produces the protein MTKILLHLVHLMLFFHSGIGEVLSEEPFEITQQDSDIHETTDGTSSRESARRDMVSINMFKVYEKYSKEPQRHRDENTVRSFKAIPGVSKNSVWFHFNLSSIQESEDILSATFHFLDQRPRHRPWICRRSRSASCRLQWHPPSQLLFRGTSPNSAFASLLGNVTLPPPRRGSWQTSDVSAVVKEARILGVFLITAEFDFGMRPQRNQERLSPAILPYVLAYANDMAISEPNSVAMTLQRYGPFPSGEEPTRSSNESPPASRLKREALSPLDQILDNDLPEVQFNTLKSHELWESTYLVPKIKPSMKDGQKHGQESSEGLNKPQVLSFDERTMKKARRRQWSEPRVCARRYLRVDFADIGWSEWVLAPKAFDAYYCAGTCGFPIPKVARPSNHATIQSIVRAVGIVPGIPEPCCVPDRMSSLSVLFLDPSRNMVLKVYPNMSVETCACQ, from the exons ATGACGAAGATATTATTACATCTGGTgcatttgatgttattttttcATTCCGGAATCGGGGAAGTTTTATCAGAGGAGCCATTCGAAATTACGCAGCAGGACAGCGATATCCACGAAACTACCGATGGCACCTCCTCGCGCGAAAGCGCACGGCGGGACATGGTCTCCATCAATATGTTTAAAGTCTATGAAAAGTACAGTAAGGAACCACAACGCCATCGAGACGAAAATACCGTCAGAAGTTTTAAGGCTATTCCAG GAGTCTCCAAGAACAGTGTGTGGTTCCATTTCAACCTGTCGTCCATCCAGGAGTCGGAGGACATCCTGTCCGCCACATTCCACTTCCTGGACCAGCGTCCCCGCCACCGACCCTGGATCTGCCGGCGCTCCCGAAGCGCTTCCTGTCGCCTTCAGTGGCATCCCCCATCCCAGCTCCTCTTCCGAGGAACGTCCCCAAACTCTGCCTTTGCCTCCCTGCTGGGCAACGTCACCCTGCCCCCTCCCAGGAGAGGGTCCTGGCAGACAAGTGATGTCTCCGCTGTAGTCAAAGAGGCCCGCATCCTGGGAGTCTTCCTCATTACCGCTGAGTTTGACTTCGGGATGAGGCCCCAGAGGAACCAGGAACGCCTTTCTCCAGCCATCCTACCGTACGTCCTGGCGTATGCCAACGACATGGCCATATCTGAGCCCAACAGTGTGGCCATGACCCTGCAGAGGTACGGGCCTTTCCCTTCGGGCGAGGAGCCCACCCGGTCATCCAACGAATCTCCTCCAGCCTCTAGGCTGAAAAGAGAAGCATTGTCCCCCCTGGACCAAATACTGGACAATGACCTGCCTGAGGTCCAGTTCAACACCCTGAAGAGCCATGAGCTATGGGAGAGCACTTATTTGGTTCCCAAGATCAAGCCCTCAATGAAAGATGGGCAAAAGCATGGCCAGGAGAGCAGTGAGGGGTTGAATAAGCCCCAGGTGCTGAGCTTTGATGAGAGGACCATGAAGAAGGCTCGCAGGAGACAGTGGAGTGAGCCTAGGGTCTGCGCCCGACGCTACCTGAGAGTGGATTTTGCAGACATCGGCTGGAGCGAGTGGGTGCTAGCCCCGAAAGCCTTTGATGCCTACTACTGTGCAGGCACCTGCGGATTTCCTATTCCTAAG GTTGCCCGGCCCTCGAACCACGCCACCATCCAAAGCATTGTGAGGGCGGTGGGAATCGTTCCCGGCATTCCGGAGCCCTGCTGTGTTCCGGACAGGATGAGCTCTCTGAGTGTTCTCTTCCTGGACCCCAGCCGGAACATGGTGTTGAAGGTTTACCCCAACATGTCTGTGGAGACCTGCGCCTGCCAGTAG
- the LOC139368013 gene encoding growth/differentiation factor 10-like isoform X2, which translates to MTKILLHLVHLMLFFHSGIGEVLSEEPFEITQQDSDIHETTDGTSSRESARRDMVSINMFKVYEKYSKEPQRHRDENTVRSFKAIPGVSKNSVWFHFNLSSIQESEDILSATFHFLDQRPRHRPWICRRSRSASCRLQWHPPSQLLFRGTSPNSAFASLLGNVTLPPPRRGSWQTSDVSAVVKEARILGVFLITAEFDFGMRPQRNQERLSPAILPYVLAYANDMAISEPNSVAMTLQRYGPFPSGEEPTRSSNESPPASRLKREALSPLDQILDNDLPEVQFNTLKSHELWESTYLVPKIKPSMKDGQKHGQESSEGLNKPQVLSFDERTMKKARRRQWSEPRVCARRYLRVDFADIGWSEWVLAPKAFDAYYCAGTCGFPIPKVI; encoded by the exons ATGACGAAGATATTATTACATCTGGTgcatttgatgttattttttcATTCCGGAATCGGGGAAGTTTTATCAGAGGAGCCATTCGAAATTACGCAGCAGGACAGCGATATCCACGAAACTACCGATGGCACCTCCTCGCGCGAAAGCGCACGGCGGGACATGGTCTCCATCAATATGTTTAAAGTCTATGAAAAGTACAGTAAGGAACCACAACGCCATCGAGACGAAAATACCGTCAGAAGTTTTAAGGCTATTCCAG GAGTCTCCAAGAACAGTGTGTGGTTCCATTTCAACCTGTCGTCCATCCAGGAGTCGGAGGACATCCTGTCCGCCACATTCCACTTCCTGGACCAGCGTCCCCGCCACCGACCCTGGATCTGCCGGCGCTCCCGAAGCGCTTCCTGTCGCCTTCAGTGGCATCCCCCATCCCAGCTCCTCTTCCGAGGAACGTCCCCAAACTCTGCCTTTGCCTCCCTGCTGGGCAACGTCACCCTGCCCCCTCCCAGGAGAGGGTCCTGGCAGACAAGTGATGTCTCCGCTGTAGTCAAAGAGGCCCGCATCCTGGGAGTCTTCCTCATTACCGCTGAGTTTGACTTCGGGATGAGGCCCCAGAGGAACCAGGAACGCCTTTCTCCAGCCATCCTACCGTACGTCCTGGCGTATGCCAACGACATGGCCATATCTGAGCCCAACAGTGTGGCCATGACCCTGCAGAGGTACGGGCCTTTCCCTTCGGGCGAGGAGCCCACCCGGTCATCCAACGAATCTCCTCCAGCCTCTAGGCTGAAAAGAGAAGCATTGTCCCCCCTGGACCAAATACTGGACAATGACCTGCCTGAGGTCCAGTTCAACACCCTGAAGAGCCATGAGCTATGGGAGAGCACTTATTTGGTTCCCAAGATCAAGCCCTCAATGAAAGATGGGCAAAAGCATGGCCAGGAGAGCAGTGAGGGGTTGAATAAGCCCCAGGTGCTGAGCTTTGATGAGAGGACCATGAAGAAGGCTCGCAGGAGACAGTGGAGTGAGCCTAGGGTCTGCGCCCGACGCTACCTGAGAGTGGATTTTGCAGACATCGGCTGGAGCGAGTGGGTGCTAGCCCCGAAAGCCTTTGATGCCTACTACTGTGCAGGCACCTGCGGATTTCCTATTCCTAAGGTAATTTAG